The following are encoded together in the Magnetospirillum gryphiswaldense MSR-1 v2 genome:
- the dnaJ gene encoding molecular chaperone DnaJ has translation MSKRDYYEVLGAERGASADELKKAYRKLAMQYHPDRNPDNPDAADKFKELNEAYDVLKDEQKRAAYDRFGHAAFENGMGGGRGPGGGFSDFGGGGGFSDLFEEMFGDFMGGGRRGQATGRGSDLRFNMDISLEDAFAGKSTTITVPSSAPCEPCKGTGAKDGAQPTTCGTCHGHGKVRAQQGFFTIERTCPTCQGMGKVIKDPCRVCGGQGKVRKDKTLQVTIPAGVEEGTRIRLAGEGEAGTRGAPAGDLYIFLSIKPHRLFQRDGANIYCRVPIPMTTAALGGAIDVPTIEGAMTKVTIPPGTQSGNQFRLKSKGMSVLRSPARGDMFIQAMVETPVNLTDRQKELLKEFETAGDKDTKHNPESEGFFAKVKELWKDLTE, from the coding sequence ATGAGCAAGCGCGACTATTACGAAGTCCTGGGCGCGGAACGCGGGGCCTCGGCCGACGAGCTGAAAAAGGCCTATCGCAAGCTGGCCATGCAGTACCACCCCGACCGCAACCCTGACAATCCGGACGCGGCGGACAAGTTCAAGGAACTGAACGAGGCCTACGACGTCCTCAAGGACGAGCAGAAGCGGGCCGCCTATGACCGCTTCGGTCATGCCGCCTTCGAGAACGGCATGGGCGGCGGACGCGGGCCGGGCGGCGGTTTCTCCGATTTCGGCGGCGGCGGCGGTTTCTCGGACCTGTTCGAGGAAATGTTCGGCGATTTCATGGGCGGCGGGCGCCGTGGCCAGGCCACCGGGCGTGGCAGCGATTTGCGCTTCAACATGGATATCAGCCTGGAAGACGCTTTCGCCGGCAAAAGCACCACCATCACCGTGCCGTCGTCGGCGCCCTGTGAACCGTGCAAGGGAACCGGAGCCAAGGATGGCGCCCAGCCGACCACCTGCGGCACCTGTCACGGTCACGGCAAGGTCCGGGCCCAGCAGGGCTTCTTCACCATCGAACGCACCTGCCCCACCTGCCAGGGCATGGGCAAGGTGATCAAGGATCCCTGCCGGGTGTGCGGCGGTCAGGGCAAGGTGCGCAAGGACAAGACGCTGCAGGTCACCATCCCCGCCGGCGTCGAGGAAGGCACCCGCATCCGTCTGGCCGGCGAGGGCGAGGCGGGAACGCGCGGCGCCCCTGCGGGTGATCTGTACATCTTCCTGTCGATCAAGCCGCACCGCCTGTTCCAGCGTGACGGCGCCAACATCTATTGCCGGGTGCCCATCCCCATGACCACCGCTGCCTTGGGGGGTGCCATCGACGTGCCCACCATCGAGGGAGCCATGACCAAGGTCACCATTCCCCCCGGCACCCAGTCGGGCAACCAGTTCCGGCTGAAATCCAAGGGCATGAGCGTGCTGCGCAGCCCGGCCCGCGGCGACATGTTCATCCAGGCCATGGTCGAGACCCCGGTCAACCTGACCGACCGGCAGAAGGAATTGTTGAAGGAATTCGAGACCGCCGGCGACAAGGACACCAAACACAATCCTGAATCCGAAGGCTTTTTCGCCAAGGTCAAGGAATTGTGGAAAGACCTGACCGAATAG
- the hrcA gene encoding heat-inducible transcriptional repressor HrcA has protein sequence MASMRGKSPVITELNTRSREIFRQIVEAYVHTGEPIGSRTLSRRLGVSLSPATIRNVMADLEDAGLLYARHTSAGRLPTQAGMRLFVNGLLEVGGLPEDERSAIDTRCQAMGKSMEQVLAEAIGALSGLSRCAGMVVAPKIQRALKQIDFVWLGQGRALVVLVTQDGMVENRLLDLPPEVQPSALVEAANFLNDRLVGRTLDDVREQVQTELDLQRHQLDELTTRVVEAGLATWSGDGAKSSLIVRGQSHLLDDVTAVEDLESIRGLFEALETSEQFLRLLDLANMAEGVQIFIGSENELFGVTGCSMIVAPYRDAREQIVGAIGVIGPQRLNFARIIPMVDYTAKVVGRLIG, from the coding sequence ATGGCCAGCATGCGCGGCAAAAGCCCTGTCATAACCGAGCTCAATACCCGCTCGCGCGAGATATTCCGCCAGATCGTCGAGGCCTATGTGCACACCGGCGAGCCCATCGGCTCGCGTACGCTGTCGCGGCGGTTGGGGGTGTCGCTGTCGCCGGCGACCATCCGCAACGTCATGGCCGATCTGGAAGACGCCGGCCTGCTTTATGCCCGCCATACTTCGGCCGGGCGGTTGCCGACCCAGGCCGGCATGCGCTTGTTCGTCAACGGCCTGCTGGAAGTGGGCGGCCTGCCCGAGGACGAGCGCTCGGCCATCGACACCCGCTGTCAGGCCATGGGCAAAAGCATGGAACAGGTGCTGGCCGAGGCCATCGGCGCCCTGTCCGGCCTGTCGCGCTGCGCCGGCATGGTGGTGGCGCCCAAGATCCAGCGGGCGTTGAAGCAGATCGATTTCGTCTGGCTGGGCCAGGGCCGTGCCCTGGTGGTGTTGGTGACGCAAGACGGCATGGTGGAAAACCGCCTGCTCGACCTGCCGCCCGAGGTGCAGCCCAGCGCCCTGGTGGAAGCGGCCAATTTCTTGAATGATCGTCTGGTTGGCCGCACCTTGGACGATGTGCGCGAGCAGGTGCAAACCGAACTGGACCTCCAGCGCCATCAGCTGGACGAACTGACCACCCGGGTGGTGGAAGCCGGTCTGGCCACGTGGTCGGGTGACGGCGCCAAATCGTCGCTGATCGTGCGCGGTCAGTCGCATTTGCTTGACGACGTCACCGCCGTCGAGGATCTGGAAAGCATCCGCGGGTTGTTCGAGGCGCTGGAAACCTCGGAACAATTCCTGCGCTTGCTGGATCTGGCCAACATGGCCGAGGGTGTGCAGATTTTCATCGGCTCGGAAAACGAGCTGTTCGGCGTCACCGGCTGTTCCATGATCGTCGCGCCCTATCGTGACGCGCGGGAACAGATCGTCGGCGCCATCGGCGTCATCGGCCCGCAGCGGCTGAATTTCGCCCGTATCATCCCCATGGTCGATTACACCGCCAAGGTGGTCGGCCGCTTGATCGGTTAA
- the dapB gene encoding 4-hydroxy-tetrahydrodipicolinate reductase has product MKIGIVGCAGRMGRMLMNAVADTTGCQLSGGTERPGSALIGKDVGEVLGRDALGAFIGENPSALFAASDAVIDFTAPAATVAHAVLAAEMGTILIVGTTGLSKDDEAKLAEAAKKTTIVYAPNFSVGVNLLMALTERAAAILGDDYDIEIVEMHHRHKVDAPSGTALGLGRAAAKGRAVALDSVWCKSRDGHPGARPKGEIGFATLRGGDVVGDHTVMFAAEGERMELSHKASSRAVFAKGAVRAALWAKDQGPGLYSMRDVLGL; this is encoded by the coding sequence ATGAAGATCGGTATCGTCGGCTGTGCCGGCCGCATGGGACGGATGTTGATGAACGCGGTGGCCGACACCACCGGCTGCCAGCTTTCCGGCGGCACCGAACGCCCCGGCTCGGCCCTGATCGGCAAGGATGTGGGCGAGGTGCTGGGCCGCGACGCCCTGGGTGCCTTCATCGGTGAAAACCCGTCGGCCCTGTTCGCGGCCTCGGACGCCGTCATCGACTTCACCGCGCCGGCGGCCACCGTGGCGCATGCGGTCCTGGCCGCCGAGATGGGCACGATATTAATCGTCGGCACCACCGGACTGTCCAAGGATGACGAGGCCAAGCTGGCCGAAGCAGCCAAGAAGACCACTATCGTCTATGCCCCCAATTTCAGCGTCGGCGTCAATCTACTGATGGCCCTGACCGAGCGTGCCGCCGCCATCCTGGGGGATGATTACGATATCGAAATCGTCGAGATGCACCACCGCCACAAGGTCGACGCCCCCAGCGGCACCGCCTTGGGCCTGGGCCGCGCCGCCGCCAAGGGCCGCGCCGTGGCGCTGGACAGCGTGTGGTGCAAATCGCGCGACGGCCATCCCGGTGCCCGTCCCAAGGGCGAGATCGGCTTCGCCACCCTCCGCGGTGGCGACGTGGTCGGCGACCACACGGTGATGTTCGCCGCCGAGGGCGAGCGGATGGAACTGAGCCACAAGGCGTCAAGCCGCGCCGTCTTCGCCAAGGGTGCGGTGCGCGCGGCCCTGTGGGCCAAGGACCAGGGGCCGGGACTTTATTCCATGCGCGACGTTTTGGGGCTGTAA
- a CDS encoding type II toxin-antitoxin system CcdA family antitoxin, whose product MNAVPKKSCNLSINAELLREAKGLGINLSQTLEVQLEKLVREARAKAWAEENRDAIESQNRWIEKHGLFSDHFRFF is encoded by the coding sequence ATGAACGCAGTGCCGAAAAAGTCCTGCAATCTCAGCATCAATGCCGAGCTACTGCGCGAGGCCAAGGGCTTGGGCATCAATCTGTCCCAGACCCTGGAAGTGCAGTTGGAAAAGCTGGTGCGCGAGGCCCGCGCCAAGGCCTGGGCCGAGGAAAACCGCGACGCCATCGAAAGCCAGAACCGCTGGATCGAGAAACACGGTTTGTTTTCTGATCATTTCCGGTTCTTCTGA
- a CDS encoding PQQ-dependent sugar dehydrogenase gives MMKRFIPLILIVAMPALAADPAPGTRFRVDVSDLPAPFATPSVANPADVVARPPGAGLKLPPGWRATLFATGLDHPRNLLVLSDNSVLVAEQRFDRLTRLVDGDGDGIADSRTTLAAGFDEPFGLAERDGEIWVADTKAVWALPWRAGEDKAGRRRQVTTDGALGDDRGHSTRSLVLHPDGSRFYVGIGSRGNVAEEAEPRATVRVFAMDGSGGRSFASGLRNPVGMAFRPGSTELWAVVNERDGLGDELVPDYLTWVVESGFYGWPYAYLGPHPQPGLGPKAADKVAAARVPDILFRAHSAPLGLAFAHGDAFVGLHGSWNRSEPIGYMVARVPFKDGKPVGHYEAFASGFMAGPHAVWGRPVGVAAGADGALYVADDAGRTVWKLIYSPKTSRME, from the coding sequence ATGATGAAGCGCTTCATTCCGCTGATACTGATCGTGGCCATGCCGGCTCTGGCCGCCGATCCGGCGCCGGGAACCCGTTTTCGCGTCGATGTTTCCGATCTGCCGGCCCCCTTCGCCACCCCGTCGGTGGCCAATCCCGCCGATGTGGTGGCACGACCGCCGGGGGCGGGGCTGAAGCTGCCGCCGGGCTGGCGGGCGACACTGTTCGCGACTGGATTGGATCATCCGCGCAATCTGCTGGTGCTGTCCGACAACTCGGTGCTGGTGGCCGAGCAGCGTTTCGACAGACTGACCCGGCTGGTGGATGGCGACGGCGACGGAATCGCCGATAGCCGCACCACCTTGGCCGCCGGTTTCGACGAACCCTTCGGTCTGGCCGAGCGGGACGGTGAAATCTGGGTGGCCGATACCAAGGCGGTGTGGGCCTTGCCGTGGCGGGCCGGTGAGGACAAGGCGGGGCGCCGCCGACAAGTGACCACCGACGGCGCCCTGGGCGACGATCGCGGCCATTCCACCCGTTCGCTGGTCCTTCATCCCGATGGAAGCCGCTTTTACGTGGGCATCGGCTCGCGCGGGAACGTGGCGGAAGAGGCTGAGCCGCGCGCCACCGTGCGCGTGTTCGCCATGGACGGATCGGGCGGGCGCAGTTTCGCCAGCGGTTTGCGCAACCCGGTGGGCATGGCCTTTCGCCCCGGCAGCACTGAATTATGGGCGGTGGTCAACGAACGCGACGGGCTGGGCGACGAATTGGTGCCCGATTACCTGACCTGGGTGGTGGAGAGCGGCTTTTACGGCTGGCCTTATGCCTATCTGGGGCCCCATCCGCAACCCGGTCTGGGGCCTAAGGCTGCCGACAAGGTGGCGGCGGCGCGTGTGCCCGACATCCTGTTCCGCGCCCATTCGGCCCCGCTGGGACTGGCCTTCGCCCATGGTGACGCCTTTGTCGGCCTGCACGGATCGTGGAACCGCTCGGAACCCATCGGCTACATGGTCGCCCGGGTGCCGTTCAAGGATGGCAAGCCGGTCGGCCATTACGAGGCCTTCGCCAGCGGCTTCATGGCCGGCCCCCACGCGGTGTGGGGGCGGCCGGTGGGAGTGGCCGCCGGCGCGGATGGCGCGCTTTACGTCGCCGACGATGCCGGACGCACGGTGTGGAAACTGATTTACAGCCCCAAAACGTCGCGCATGGAATAA
- a CDS encoding CcdB family protein, whose amino-acid sequence MAQFDVYANPVAGMEGGAPFVVDVQSDHLAGLPTRMIMPLAALDDCQPLRHLNPPMEVGDERFALMTQFMAAVPRQVLGTPVGSLADQRALILAALDFLFTGI is encoded by the coding sequence ATGGCTCAGTTCGACGTTTATGCCAATCCGGTCGCAGGGATGGAAGGTGGCGCCCCTTTTGTCGTCGATGTGCAATCCGACCATCTGGCCGGCTTGCCCACACGCATGATCATGCCCTTGGCCGCCCTCGATGATTGCCAGCCCCTTCGTCACCTTAACCCGCCGATGGAGGTAGGTGACGAACGCTTTGCCTTGATGACCCAATTCATGGCAGCCGTCCCCCGTCAGGTGCTGGGCACCCCGGTGGGCAGTCTGGCCGACCAGCGCGCCCTTATCCTCGCCGCCCTGGATTTCCTGTTCACCGGCATCTGA
- a CDS encoding glycosyltransferase family 9 protein: protein MTSPRILVIKLGALGDFVQAFSPFAAIRAHHPGAEITLLTTRPFAEMAVASPYFDHVWIDEKPRLWQVAKLVRLRERLRGGRFTRVYDLQTSDRSGWYFRLIGAGVEWSGIAKGCSHPHANAQRDFLHTIERQAEQLAMAGIAEYPPADLSWAEADLSRFGLPHPFALLCPGGAPHRPAKRWSAEHFGEIAQWLTQRGITPVLVGTHKEKAEIDAITAACPQAVALTGRTGFLDILGLGRQAMLALGNDTGPMHLIAAAGAPSLVLFGADSNPDLCAPRGQVSLLRQDDLADLDPERVKAALAALVAD, encoded by the coding sequence GTGACCAGCCCCCGCATCCTGGTCATCAAATTGGGCGCCCTGGGCGATTTCGTCCAGGCTTTCTCCCCTTTCGCCGCCATTCGCGCCCACCATCCGGGGGCCGAGATCACGCTTTTGACCACCCGGCCCTTTGCCGAGATGGCGGTGGCCAGCCCCTATTTCGACCATGTGTGGATCGATGAAAAGCCGCGTCTGTGGCAAGTGGCCAAGCTGGTGCGGTTGCGGGAGCGGCTGCGCGGCGGGCGGTTCACCCGTGTCTACGATTTGCAGACCTCGGACCGCTCAGGCTGGTATTTCCGTCTGATCGGAGCGGGGGTGGAATGGTCGGGCATCGCCAAGGGCTGCTCGCACCCCCATGCCAATGCACAGCGCGACTTCCTGCACACAATAGAGCGTCAGGCCGAGCAATTGGCCATGGCCGGCATCGCCGAATATCCGCCCGCCGACCTGTCCTGGGCCGAGGCCGATCTGTCGCGCTTTGGCTTGCCCCACCCCTTCGCCCTGCTGTGTCCGGGCGGTGCCCCCCACCGCCCGGCCAAGCGGTGGTCAGCCGAGCATTTTGGCGAAATCGCCCAGTGGCTGACCCAGCGCGGCATCACCCCGGTGCTGGTGGGCACCCATAAGGAAAAGGCGGAAATCGACGCCATCACCGCCGCTTGTCCGCAAGCGGTGGCGCTGACCGGGCGGACCGGGTTCCTGGATATTCTGGGATTGGGCCGTCAGGCCATGCTGGCCTTGGGCAACGACACCGGCCCCATGCATCTGATCGCCGCCGCCGGCGCGCCATCCTTGGTGCTGTTCGGCGCCGACAGCAATCCCGATCTGTGCGCACCGCGCGGCCAGGTCAGCCTGTTGCGGCAAGATGATCTGGCCGATCTTGATCCCGAGCGGGTCAAGGCGGCCTTGGCCGCTTTGGTGGCGGACTGA
- the rdgB gene encoding RdgB/HAM1 family non-canonical purine NTP pyrophosphatase yields MSRKFTAGPLVIASHNAGKVREIGELLGRFDAQVVSAGTLGLDEPEETGATFAANAELKALAAAKAANLPALADDSGLAVNALGGDPGIYSARWAGPTKDFAAAMKLVHDKMGDTPDHGARFVCALALAWPDGHVETFEGVVEGDIVWPPRGANGFGYDPFFLPTGGSLTFGEMEAAAKHAISHRADAFAKLVAACFQ; encoded by the coding sequence ATGAGCCGCAAATTCACCGCAGGCCCGCTGGTCATCGCCAGCCACAATGCCGGCAAGGTCCGCGAGATCGGCGAACTGCTTGGGCGTTTCGACGCCCAGGTGGTGTCCGCCGGCACCTTGGGCCTGGACGAGCCCGAGGAAACCGGCGCCACCTTCGCCGCCAATGCCGAACTGAAAGCGCTGGCGGCGGCCAAGGCCGCCAATCTGCCGGCCTTGGCCGACGATTCCGGTCTGGCGGTGAACGCCCTGGGCGGCGACCCCGGCATCTATTCCGCCCGCTGGGCCGGTCCGACCAAGGATTTCGCCGCCGCCATGAAACTGGTGCACGACAAGATGGGCGACACCCCGGACCACGGCGCCCGCTTCGTCTGCGCCCTGGCCCTGGCCTGGCCCGACGGCCATGTGGAAACCTTTGAAGGCGTGGTCGAGGGCGACATCGTCTGGCCGCCGCGCGGAGCCAACGGTTTCGGCTATGATCCGTTCTTCCTGCCCACGGGCGGCAGCCTGACTTTCGGCGAAATGGAGGCAGCGGCCAAGCACGCCATCAGCCACCGGGCCGATGCTTTCGCCAAGCTGGTGGCGGCGTGCTTCCAGTAA
- a CDS encoding glycosyltransferase family 4 protein: MSETENPPIDAAESGVRQPVVLQVLPALVTGGVERGTVEVAQALGEAGWKAVVASSGGPMVRELIRAGAVHVEMPLASKNPLVMRANVKRLEKVIREHGVDIVHARSRAPAWSAHAAANRTGAHFITTFHGTYNLGGFGFKHWYNSVMVKGERVIAISEFIAEHARRIYGLAAERIRVIHRGVDLTKFDPNRVSQERIIQLANRWRLPDGYPVIMLPGRLTRWKGQRVLIEALALLGRHDVRCLLVGSDQGRSGYRQELVDLIKRRDLTHVVHIVDECNDMPAAYMLTDVVVSASTDPEAFGRVVVEAQAMGRPVIATDHGGPRESILAGRTGWLANPDDPRSLADAIARFLDLSAEERQRVADLGQAFVRANFTKEAMCAKTLAVYREILSGAPVVAQQDWLIDPEQA; the protein is encoded by the coding sequence ATGTCGGAAACTGAAAATCCCCCCATCGATGCCGCCGAAAGCGGCGTCCGTCAACCGGTCGTTCTGCAAGTGCTGCCGGCGCTGGTCACCGGCGGGGTCGAACGCGGCACCGTCGAGGTGGCCCAAGCCCTGGGCGAAGCCGGCTGGAAAGCGGTGGTCGCCTCCAGCGGCGGCCCCATGGTGCGGGAACTGATCCGCGCCGGCGCTGTCCACGTGGAGATGCCGCTGGCTTCCAAGAACCCGCTGGTCATGCGCGCCAACGTCAAGCGCCTGGAAAAGGTGATCCGCGAGCACGGCGTCGACATCGTCCACGCCCGCTCGCGCGCCCCGGCCTGGAGCGCGCATGCCGCCGCCAACCGCACCGGCGCCCATTTCATCACCACCTTCCATGGTACCTACAACCTGGGCGGTTTCGGCTTCAAGCACTGGTACAATTCGGTGATGGTCAAGGGCGAGCGGGTCATCGCCATTTCCGAATTCATCGCCGAACATGCAAGGCGCATCTATGGCCTGGCGGCGGAACGCATCCGCGTCATCCATCGCGGTGTTGACCTGACCAAGTTCGATCCCAACCGGGTCAGCCAGGAACGCATCATCCAACTGGCCAACCGCTGGCGGCTGCCCGACGGCTATCCGGTGATCATGTTGCCCGGGCGGTTGACCCGCTGGAAGGGGCAAAGAGTGCTGATCGAGGCCTTGGCCCTGCTGGGTCGCCACGATGTGCGCTGTCTGCTGGTGGGCTCGGATCAGGGCCGTAGCGGCTATCGCCAGGAACTGGTCGATCTGATCAAGCGCCGCGACCTCACCCATGTGGTTCATATCGTCGACGAATGCAACGACATGCCCGCCGCCTATATGCTGACCGATGTGGTGGTGTCGGCTTCAACCGACCCCGAGGCCTTCGGCCGGGTGGTGGTCGAGGCCCAGGCCATGGGCCGTCCGGTCATCGCCACCGATCATGGCGGCCCGCGTGAAAGCATTCTGGCCGGGCGTACCGGCTGGCTGGCCAATCCCGACGACCCCCGCTCGTTGGCCGATGCCATTGCCCGTTTTCTTGATCTGTCGGCGGAGGAGCGTCAGCGCGTCGCCGATCTGGGCCAAGCTTTCGTCCGCGCCAATTTCACCAAGGAAGCCATGTGCGCCAAGACCTTGGCGGTGTATCGGGAGATTCTTTCCGGTGCGCCGGTGGTGGCGCAGCAAGATTGGCTGATCGACCCGGAGCAGGCGTGA
- the grpE gene encoding nucleotide exchange factor GrpE has translation MSEEQTTEQSAEAPAPETPAPAEVVAPEARIAELEAEVAKLKSEVLYARADTENVRRRLEQQAEDRGKFAVSNFAKDVLSVADNLRRALDAVPPTAREGNDIANTLTVGVELTEREMLAALERYGIRQIQALGQRFDPNLHQAMMEMEDASQPEGTVVMVMQQGYQLHERLLRPALVAVAKGGPKTPPGEQVDTSA, from the coding sequence ATGAGCGAGGAACAGACCACCGAACAAAGCGCGGAAGCGCCCGCCCCGGAAACCCCGGCCCCGGCCGAGGTCGTCGCCCCCGAGGCCCGCATCGCCGAGCTGGAAGCGGAAGTGGCCAAGCTGAAAAGCGAGGTTCTTTATGCCCGCGCCGACACCGAGAACGTCCGCCGCCGCCTGGAACAGCAGGCCGAGGATCGCGGCAAGTTCGCGGTGTCCAATTTCGCCAAGGACGTGCTGTCGGTGGCCGATAATCTGCGCCGCGCCCTTGATGCGGTGCCGCCGACCGCGCGGGAAGGCAACGATATCGCCAATACCCTGACGGTGGGGGTGGAACTGACCGAACGCGAGATGCTGGCGGCGCTGGAACGCTACGGCATCCGCCAGATCCAGGCCCTGGGCCAGCGCTTCGACCCCAATCTGCATCAGGCGATGATGGAGATGGAAGATGCCAGCCAGCCGGAAGGCACGGTGGTGATGGTCATGCAGCAGGGCTATCAACTGCATGAACGTCTGTTGCGCCCGGCCCTGGTCGCCGTCGCCAAGGGCGGCCCCAAGACGCCGCCGGGCGAACAGGTCGATACCAGCGCGTAA
- the rph gene encoding ribonuclease PH: MSHRPSGRAFDQLRVIRLETGFSRHAEGSCLAKFGDTHVLCTASVEERVPPFLRNTGKGWVTAEYGMLPRSTHTRTDREAAKGKQSGRTHEIQRLIGRSLRAVTDLTAMGEMQIKLDCDVLQADGGTRTASITGAWVALHLAFQKLVEAGKLSAVPLIDQVAAISCGIYEGQAVLDLDYPEDSSAQADANFVLTGTGGIVEVQGTAEERPFSRDQFTQLLELAEKGVTELALLQKKAVGLA, encoded by the coding sequence ATGTCCCATCGCCCGTCTGGCCGCGCTTTCGACCAATTGCGCGTCATCCGTCTGGAAACCGGCTTTTCCCGCCACGCCGAAGGGTCGTGCTTGGCCAAGTTCGGCGATACCCACGTCTTGTGCACCGCCTCGGTAGAAGAACGGGTGCCGCCGTTCCTGCGCAATACCGGCAAGGGCTGGGTCACCGCCGAATACGGCATGCTGCCCCGCTCCACCCACACCCGCACCGACCGTGAAGCGGCCAAGGGCAAGCAATCGGGCCGCACCCATGAAATCCAGCGCCTGATCGGGCGGTCTTTGCGTGCCGTCACCGATCTGACCGCCATGGGCGAAATGCAGATCAAGCTCGATTGCGACGTGTTGCAGGCCGATGGCGGCACCCGTACCGCCTCGATCACCGGCGCCTGGGTGGCCCTGCATCTGGCTTTCCAGAAGCTGGTCGAGGCCGGCAAGCTGTCGGCGGTGCCGCTGATCGATCAGGTCGCCGCCATTTCCTGCGGCATCTATGAAGGCCAAGCGGTCCTGGACCTGGATTATCCCGAGGATTCGTCGGCCCAGGCCGATGCCAATTTCGTCTTGACCGGCACCGGCGGCATCGTCGAGGTGCAGGGCACCGCCGAGGAACGCCCGTTCAGCCGCGACCAGTTCACCCAATTGCTGGAACTGGCGGAAAAGGGCGTGACCGAGTTGGCGCTGTTGCAGAAGAAGGCGGTGGGGCTGGCATGA
- the hemW gene encoding radical SAM family heme chaperone HemW produces the protein MHWPFCLSKCPYCDFNSHAADTIDQDRWRRALLAELEHFAARKPEAEVTSIFFGGGTPSLMAPATIAALIDRIHQLWHCDPLIEITLEANPSTVEAQRFRDFRAAGINRLSLGVQALNDADLRFLGRRHDAGEALAALDVAAKTFDRFSFDLIYARPGQTMAAWRAELTQALALTGGHLSAYQLTIEEGTAFYPIHARGEFQLPDEDLAADLFALTRCMAAEAGLPAYEISNHARPGQESRHNLTYWRGGDYVGIGPGAHGRLNHRATRQHRAPDVWLRRVETHGHACQGEEALDARTRAEELVMMGLRLNEGIHADHFRDQCGLDLWQVIDVQAHAHLEQDGLLRRTAHGIAATEAGLLVLNSLTGALLRA, from the coding sequence GTGCACTGGCCGTTCTGCCTGTCCAAGTGCCCCTATTGCGATTTCAACAGCCATGCTGCCGACACCATCGACCAGGATCGCTGGCGCCGCGCCCTGCTGGCCGAGCTTGAGCATTTCGCCGCCCGCAAGCCCGAGGCAGAGGTCACCTCGATCTTTTTCGGCGGCGGCACCCCCAGCCTGATGGCGCCCGCCACCATTGCCGCCCTGATCGACCGTATCCATCAGCTTTGGCATTGTGATCCCCTGATCGAAATCACCCTGGAAGCCAATCCCTCGACGGTCGAGGCCCAGCGTTTCCGGGATTTTCGCGCCGCCGGCATCAACCGCCTGTCCTTGGGGGTGCAGGCGCTGAACGATGCCGATCTGCGATTCCTCGGGCGCCGTCACGATGCCGGCGAAGCCCTGGCGGCGTTGGACGTAGCGGCCAAGACCTTCGACCGCTTCAGCTTCGACCTCATCTATGCCCGTCCCGGCCAGACCATGGCAGCGTGGCGGGCCGAATTGACCCAAGCCCTGGCCCTGACCGGCGGTCATCTGTCGGCCTATCAGTTGACCATCGAGGAAGGCACCGCCTTTTACCCCATCCATGCGCGCGGCGAGTTCCAGCTACCCGACGAAGATCTGGCCGCCGATTTGTTCGCGCTGACCCGGTGCATGGCCGCCGAAGCCGGCTTGCCCGCCTACGAGATTTCCAACCACGCCCGTCCCGGCCAGGAAAGCCGCCATAATTTGACCTATTGGCGCGGCGGCGATTATGTCGGCATCGGCCCAGGCGCCCATGGCCGCTTGAACCACAGGGCCACCCGTCAGCACCGCGCCCCCGATGTATGGCTGCGCCGGGTCGAAACCCACGGCCATGCCTGCCAGGGCGAGGAAGCCCTGGACGCCCGCACCCGAGCGGAAGAGTTGGTGATGATGGGGTTGCGGCTGAACGAAGGCATCCACGCCGATCATTTCCGCGACCAGTGCGGCTTGGATCTGTGGCAGGTCATCGACGTCCAGGCCCATGCCCATCTTGAACAAGACGGTCTGTTGAGGCGCACAGCCCACGGCATCGCCGCCACCGAAGCCGGCCTATTGGTGCTGAATTCCCTGACCGGGGCATTGCTGCGGGCTTGA